A DNA window from Anastrepha obliqua isolate idAnaObli1 chromosome 5, idAnaObli1_1.0, whole genome shotgun sequence contains the following coding sequences:
- the LOC129249463 gene encoding male accessory gland serine protease inhibitor-like produces the protein MKFLAYFLILAACVFLDQTEAQCPNQPSHTVCGGLPHSGFGGRGCIPGTRWWYNPATRNCASFHYNGCGGNPNRYCSLADCRQRCVPSG, from the exons ATGAAGTTTCTTGCTTACTTTTTGATCTTAGCAGCTTGCGTTTTCCTTGACCAAACTGAAGCTCAGTGCCCGAATCAACCat CACACACCGTATGTGGTGGGCTCCCTCATAGCGGATTCGGTGGCAGAGGATGTATACCTGGCACCAGATGGTGGTACAATCCGGCAACTAGAAATTGTGCCAGCTTTCACTATAATGGTTGTGGTGGTAATCCGAACCGTTACTGCTCACTTGCAGACTGCCGACAAAGATGTGTACCGAGTGGCTAG